In Aedes albopictus strain Foshan chromosome 3, AalbF5, whole genome shotgun sequence, the following are encoded in one genomic region:
- the LOC109410717 gene encoding uncharacterized protein LOC109410717 gives MCGILSIFLNTEYDAASDLYRYGNRKESLRELAFRQSAKQRHRGPDHTGLVVDSEAGVVLVQERLCVIGVKTGTQPFVSENGQVLLVANGEIYNYQEMTEEINKKLEVDERTYVPRSDCDVIIAYYEKFGAKALMQTIRGMFAFVLYDKKDGKVLVARDPIGIIPLYSGTDCEGNLWVASEMKCLVEKCSVVDIFPPGHMHYGSREKLKPECYFKEDWINEKPTKRVDLEQLKQHLEKAVESHLQCDVPFGALLSGGLDSSLVASIATKIMRKRSGLDYRLKTYSVGLPGGPDFEYARMVAEHIGSDHTEVHFTIDEGLNYIRDAVLHAETYDITTVRCTIPLLLLSRHIKSEGIKMVLSGEGADELFGGYLYFHQAPNAEEFHKETVMRVQNLHYADCLRANKGTSAWGLELRVPFLDTDFVNHVMSICPEDRMPKNKINGTVLPMEKYILREAFTKDYLPSKVLWRQKEQFSDGVGYSWIDTITRYAASHVSDADFATAVQRFPINPPPTKEAYYYRQLFQELFPHESCASTVKRWVPRIDWGCSADPSGRKQIVHKDN, from the coding sequence ATGTGCGGAATCTTATCGATATTCCTGAACACCGAGTACGACGCTGCATCGGACCTGTACCGGTATGGCAACCGGAAGGAGTCCCTGCGGGAGCTGGCCTTCCGTCAATCGGCCAAACAGCGGCACCGTGGTCCAGACCACACCGGTCTGGTAGTGGATAGTGAGGCGGGAGTTGTGCTGGTCCAGGAGCGGTTGTGCGTGATTGGTGTGAAAACGGGAACTCAACCGTTTGTGTCCGAGAACGGACAGGTTCTACTGGTGGCCAACGGCGAGATATACAACTATCAGGAGATGACTGAGGAAATCAACAAAAAACTGGAAGTAGATGAGAGAACGTACGTTCCTAGAAGTGATTGCGACGTTATTATTGCATATTACGAGAAGTTTGGCGCTAAAGCATTGATGCAGACTATTCGAGGAATGTTCGCGTTTGTTCTGTACGATAAGAAGGACGGAAAAGTACTGGTGGCGCGTGACCCTATCGGCATTATTCCACTCTACAGTGGAACAGACTGCGAGGGCAACTTGTGGGTGGCAAGTGAAATGAAATGTTTAGTGGAAAAGTGCTCAGTAGTGGATATATTTCCACCTGGGCATATGCATTATGGGTCAAGAGAAAAGTTAAAACCTGAATGCTATTTCAAGGAGGATTGGATTAACGAAAAACCTACAAAAAGGGTGGATTTGGAGCAGTTGAAGCAACATCTGGAGAAAGCTGTTGAGTCCCATTTGCAGTGCGATGTTCCATTCGGAGCGTTGCTTAGTGGTGGATTAGATTCAAGCTTAGTGGCCTCCATAGCCACCAAAATCATGAGAAAACGTTCCGGTCTTGACTACCGATTAAAGACCTACAGCGTTGGACTTCCCGGTGGGCCAGACTTTGAATATGCGCGCATGGTTGCAGAACACATCGGTAGTGACCACACCGAGGTGCACTTTACCATCGACGAAGGCTTGAACTACATTCGCGATGCCGTACTACATGCAGAAACCTACGATATAACCACGGTACGATGTACGATTCCGTTGCTGTTGCTTTCGAGGCACATCAAAAGCGAAGGCATCAAAATGGTCCTCTCCGGCGAAGGCGCAGACGAACTGTTCGGAGGATACCTCTACTTTCACCAAGCACCAAACGCAGAAGAGTTTCACAAAGAAACGGTAATGCGAGTGCAGAACCTGCACTACGCGGACTGTCTACGCGCCAACAAGGGCACCTCGGCATGGGGTCTGGAGCTCCGAGTCCCCTTCCTGGACACCGATTTCGTCAACCACGTCATGAGCATTTGTCCCGAAGACCGCATGCCCAAGAACAAAATCAACGGTACGGTTCTACCCATGGAGAAGTACATCCTGCGAGAAGCCTTCACCAAGGACTATCTCCCTTCGAAAGTCCTGTGGCGGCAGAAGGAGCAATTTTCCGACGGAGTTGGCTATTCGTGGATCGATACCATCACCAGGTACGCGGCGTCCCACGTCAGTGATGCTGATTTTGCCACGGCTGTCCAACGATTCCCGATCAATCCGCCACCTACCAAGGAAGCCTACTACTACCGGCAGCTGTTCCAGGAGCTGTTCCCACACGAAAGTTGTGCATCGACCGTTAAAAGGTGGGTGCCTCGAATCGACTGGGGCTGTTCGGCGGATCCGTCCGGCCGGAAGCAGATTGTGCACAAGGATAATTAA